The Sphingopyxis fribergensis DNA segment GCGGTACTGGTCAAACTACAGGGTGACCTTTGAGGATTTCCAGACAGAAGTTCGCGCGGAATTGATTTCCGAAAACCAACGTCGCCATGAAGGTGGGCAATCGCAGTTAAAAGTGCCTGGGCGCACTACGTTATGGCGTTGGCTCCGGCAGGAGCGGACATATGACAATGTTGCCATGCGGCAGGGAAAACATATCGCAGATCGTCACTTCAAAGCGATTCGGGACTCGCTCAGTGCGAAGCGGATCTTGGACGTTGCAGTTATCGACCAAAAGAGGATGGACGTTCACGTTTGCGACGCAAGGAGTGGGCTGATAATCGGTCGGCCGTGGCTCGTCGTGTTGATCGACGTAAAGTCGAGGATGATCCTCGGATACTTTCTGTCGTTCGAGGATCCGAGCGTTCTGTCAGCGATGGCATGTATTCGTGCGGCCGTGCGCGGCATGCCGGACCTCAAGCTGCGCTTTCCCAAAATTGAGGGGCGATGGGAAGCGTTCGGCGTACCGCGAACAATTCTGGCCGATAATGCGTGGGAAAATACTGGCTCGTCGTTCGTAGATGCTTGCGCAGATAGTGGCATTTCGATTGAATGGGCACCTGTGAGGCGCCCAGAGTATAAGGGAATTCTCGAGCGGTTCTTTTCGCGAATTGACGATCAGCTCGTTCACAAATTGCCCGGTGCCGTGGTCGACCATCCGTTTGCGTTGCGGGAGCGAAGGATCGACCCACAGTCCGATGCCGTTCTGACTCTTGAGGAACTTGACGAGTTGGTCTGTACCTATCTCGTAGATATCTACCCGAGCGATAGGCATCTCGGCATTCATGATACGCCTCTCAGGGTTTGGCGCGAAGGGGTCAAACGCGATGGTCTGGAGTTGGCCCACGACCTCGCTGCCTTAGAACATGCGATGGGCACATTGGTCCGCGATCGCATGCTGAATCATGAGGGCGTAAAGTTTAAGGGCCTTTCATACCGATCCGATGCGGTCGACAGTCTGCTAGCCGATCTGCTCCCCATTCAGGCAGCCAATTTGCGTCCAGGATCGGTGAAGGTGAAGATCAAATATCATCCCGAAGATTTGTCCCGCATCTTCGTGTGGAACGAAGCAAAAAATACATATGTGCCCTTGCCGTGTACGAACGAGAAATATGCCTACCGCCTTAGTGAGCGCGTCCATGTTGAGCTCCAACGCCACAAACGTGAAGATGACGAAACCTTTATTACGGACGATGAGCTTTGCACCCGCAAAGCCGCCCTTTTGCGCAGTATCCAGCAGAGTTACGACAAGCTCCCCCTGAAGGAACGGCGTCGCAATGCGCGCATGAACAGCTCGTCCGCAAACTCGGAAGAATCCCTTATCAGGATTGATCCGACGGGGAGCCGCGTGGGCGGTGACAAACCTGAAAAAAGTGCGGTTCGATCTCGCAAGCAAAAGGCGAAGATGACGGCAACTCATGTTGTAGAATTCGAAGAAAGAGCGTCTTTCGATCCCTTCGCGGATCGCGACCGCTCAAAGTCGATCGAGCAGTCCTTTGAGCGCCTCGCATGACCTGTATTGTTGACGCCCCGTCTCCGGCCCACCGCCGCGCCTTAATGGACAGCATCGTGATTGATAATCCGAGGGCAAGGGCAGCGCATAAAACGTTTGATTACCTTGTCGAGCTCAGCGGCTTGCAACCCGGCCAGCCGAAGCGTTGCGCAAGCCTGATTGCGCCTGCACAGACCGGAAAGACGACTATCATTGATAGCT contains these protein-coding regions:
- a CDS encoding Mu transposase C-terminal domain-containing protein — translated: MRGLNNFEVGERITVDGDDLTFHSLIPSLEPRADGSDDLQFLGTRSRRAVNFTPDEFLTAYSDGRIRLHRAQEKPGDNVGDDESPTKKIARAWRFYWVSEYDKSPVPKSTSKLLEFINANKARQPHQIAPPSPHTLRRWLRERGQEGDRRPRQMGDRRPTTASRRPCHPSVQKAYEVACRRYWSNYRVTFEDFQTEVRAELISENQRRHEGGQSQLKVPGRTTLWRWLRQERTYDNVAMRQGKHIADRHFKAIRDSLSAKRILDVAVIDQKRMDVHVCDARSGLIIGRPWLVVLIDVKSRMILGYFLSFEDPSVLSAMACIRAAVRGMPDLKLRFPKIEGRWEAFGVPRTILADNAWENTGSSFVDACADSGISIEWAPVRRPEYKGILERFFSRIDDQLVHKLPGAVVDHPFALRERRIDPQSDAVLTLEELDELVCTYLVDIYPSDRHLGIHDTPLRVWREGVKRDGLELAHDLAALEHAMGTLVRDRMLNHEGVKFKGLSYRSDAVDSLLADLLPIQAANLRPGSVKVKIKYHPEDLSRIFVWNEAKNTYVPLPCTNEKYAYRLSERVHVELQRHKREDDETFITDDELCTRKAALLRSIQQSYDKLPLKERRRNARMNSSSANSEESLIRIDPTGSRVGGDKPEKSAVRSRKQKAKMTATHVVEFEERASFDPFADRDRSKSIEQSFERLA